In Trichocoleus desertorum NBK24, the following are encoded in one genomic region:
- a CDS encoding serine/threonine-protein kinase: MQPPIPIGTILQNRYRLISILGQGGFGRTYLAEDQGRFNERCALKEFIPAQSSPYALEKSKELFQREAAILYQIQHPQVPQFRATFEQDQRLFLVQDYVEGKTYGTLVQERTAQGYPFSESEVIQLLRQILPVLAHIHSKGIIHRDISPDNLILRESDHLPVLIDFGVVKDLATRIQSPETVPQATTVGKFGYAPSEQMQTGRAYPSSDLYSLAVLSIVLLTGKEPQELYNESTLTWHWQDLTKVSPGLAQILNQMLSYKPGDRYQSVAEVVQALQALTQPTVVSPPTPPPPYPGQSPSPPPPVQPQAQVPSPPPPTQTPPPAPPPPANPNISQVATVAVGRRPDPVNPNPNSDPNRINPVIPAPSSGPSWENPWAIAAVGTTLALAAGLGSWALVTSLLRSPEDPVAPTPTVAISPTSTPSLTPSPSPSPTPTPSPSPVQFSQQLNVTPGEQNTVQGGLKANETISYIVPGQQNQTLSAYLGGEGILMSVLGPNQNPVNNRARRVSAWEGTLPYTGDYYIQLSPVRGIAQADYELELNISNPAEPTPSPTPSPTPSPTPSPTPAAVDVERVSFPAGATETQVSGQTNPTTIKRYLVTAQAGQVLNVEILDGAATLDIRYPDGRLVEDASGIVSWQSQLPTDGDYQIDVIAARDTNFTLAVSAQNAEPSP; this comes from the coding sequence ATGCAACCGCCAATTCCAATCGGGACTATTCTACAAAACCGTTACCGCTTGATTAGCATTTTGGGCCAGGGTGGATTTGGCCGAACTTATTTGGCAGAAGATCAAGGGCGTTTTAATGAGCGCTGTGCCTTAAAGGAGTTTATTCCAGCCCAGTCTAGCCCGTATGCTTTAGAGAAGTCTAAGGAATTGTTTCAGCGAGAAGCAGCAATTCTATATCAAATTCAGCATCCGCAGGTGCCGCAGTTTCGGGCGACGTTTGAGCAAGATCAGCGTCTCTTTTTAGTTCAAGACTATGTTGAGGGCAAGACCTATGGCACGCTGGTCCAGGAGCGGACAGCCCAAGGTTATCCCTTTTCGGAGTCAGAGGTAATTCAATTACTGCGACAAATTTTGCCTGTCCTGGCTCATATTCACAGCAAGGGGATTATTCATCGGGACATCTCACCAGATAATTTGATTTTGCGCGAAAGTGACCATTTGCCAGTCTTGATTGATTTTGGGGTGGTGAAAGACCTGGCGACCCGGATTCAGTCTCCAGAGACGGTGCCACAAGCCACTACGGTTGGCAAGTTTGGCTATGCCCCCAGCGAACAGATGCAGACGGGTCGGGCTTACCCCAGCAGTGACCTCTATTCTTTGGCGGTACTATCTATAGTCTTGCTGACGGGGAAGGAGCCACAAGAACTTTACAACGAAAGTACTCTGACTTGGCATTGGCAAGATTTGACCAAGGTTAGCCCTGGCTTGGCTCAGATTTTGAACCAAATGCTGAGTTATAAACCGGGCGATCGCTATCAATCTGTAGCTGAGGTGGTTCAAGCACTACAAGCTTTGACTCAGCCCACGGTTGTTTCGCCGCCAACTCCGCCCCCACCCTATCCGGGGCAATCTCCATCACCGCCTCCTCCTGTCCAGCCTCAGGCTCAGGTACCATCGCCGCCACCTCCTACCCAGACACCTCCTCCAGCCCCGCCACCTCCGGCTAACCCAAACATATCCCAGGTGGCAACGGTTGCCGTAGGTCGCAGGCCAGACCCAGTAAATCCCAACCCCAATAGTGATCCCAACCGGATCAATCCTGTAATTCCAGCTCCTTCGAGTGGTCCGTCTTGGGAAAATCCTTGGGCGATCGCGGCAGTGGGAACAACTTTAGCTTTAGCAGCAGGACTAGGGTCTTGGGCTCTCGTTACTTCTTTACTGCGCTCTCCCGAAGATCCGGTTGCCCCAACCCCTACCGTTGCCATTAGCCCCACCTCCACACCTAGCCTCACACCTAGCCCTAGCCCTAGTCCTACGCCCACGCCCAGCCCTAGTCCTGTACAGTTCAGCCAACAGTTAAATGTCACTCCTGGCGAACAAAATACGGTTCAAGGTGGGTTGAAAGCCAACGAAACCATTAGCTACATTGTGCCAGGGCAGCAAAATCAGACCCTCAGTGCTTATTTAGGGGGTGAAGGGATTTTGATGAGCGTGTTAGGCCCAAATCAGAATCCAGTGAATAATCGCGCCAGACGGGTTTCTGCGTGGGAAGGAACGCTGCCTTATACCGGAGACTACTACATTCAATTGAGTCCAGTGCGGGGTATTGCTCAGGCTGATTATGAATTGGAGTTAAACATCAGTAACCCGGCTGAACCGACACCCAGTCCTACTCCTAGCCCCACTCCTAGTCCTACCCCCAGTCCTACACCTGCCGCCGTTGACGTGGAACGAGTCAGTTTTCCGGCAGGTGCAACAGAGACACAAGTGTCGGGTCAGACCAATCCCACGACAATCAAGCGCTATTTAGTTACGGCTCAAGCAGGACAAGTACTCAATGTAGAAATTCTCGATGGCGCAGCTACACTCGACATTCGCTACCCGGATGGCCGATTGGTGGAAGATGCTTCCGGCATTGTTTCCTGGCAATCGCAGCTTCCGACTGATGGAGACTACCAAATTGATGTGATTGCAGCTCGTGATACTAACTTTACGCTGGCTGTCAGTGCCCAGAATGCGGAGCCATCGCCCTAG
- a CDS encoding phosphoribulokinase, with amino-acid sequence MTSKPDRVVLIGVAGDSGCGKSTFLRRLTDLFGEDFVTVICLDDYHSLDRKQRKETGITALDPRANNFDLMYEQVKALKNGQSIDKPIYNHETGAIDPPERIDPNHIIVIEGLHPLHDERVRSLIDFSVYLDISDEVKIAWKIQRDMAERGHTYDDVMAAINARRPDFEAYIDPQKGHADVVIQVLPTNLIKGETERKVLRVRMVQRDGIEGFEPAYLFDEGSTIDWTPCGRKLTCSYPGIKMFYGPDTYYDHSVSVLEVDGQFDQLEEVIYIEKHLSKTSAKYEGEVTHLLLQHREYPGSNNGTGLFQVLTGLKMRATYERLTAKEAKTKVAANV; translated from the coding sequence ATGACCAGTAAGCCAGACCGCGTGGTTTTAATTGGCGTTGCCGGAGACTCCGGGTGCGGTAAATCTACATTTTTGCGCCGATTGACAGATTTGTTTGGGGAAGATTTTGTTACCGTAATCTGCCTCGACGACTACCACAGTCTGGACCGGAAGCAACGTAAGGAGACCGGGATTACCGCCCTTGATCCCCGTGCTAACAACTTTGACTTGATGTACGAGCAGGTCAAAGCTCTGAAAAACGGCCAGTCTATTGATAAGCCTATCTACAACCACGAAACGGGTGCGATCGATCCTCCAGAACGGATTGATCCCAATCACATCATCGTGATTGAAGGGTTGCATCCTCTGCATGATGAGCGGGTGCGATCGCTGATTGACTTCAGCGTTTACCTCGACATCAGTGACGAAGTGAAGATTGCTTGGAAGATTCAGCGGGATATGGCTGAGCGTGGTCACACCTATGATGACGTGATGGCTGCCATCAATGCTCGTCGCCCTGACTTCGAAGCTTATATCGATCCCCAAAAGGGCCACGCCGATGTGGTGATTCAGGTACTACCCACTAACCTGATCAAAGGTGAAACGGAGCGCAAAGTTCTTCGCGTTCGCATGGTGCAGAGAGATGGGATTGAAGGATTTGAGCCAGCTTATCTATTTGATGAAGGCTCTACCATCGACTGGACACCTTGTGGCCGTAAGCTGACCTGCTCCTACCCCGGTATCAAGATGTTCTACGGTCCTGATACCTACTACGATCACAGCGTTTCCGTGCTGGAAGTGGATGGTCAGTTCGACCAGCTAGAGGAAGTCATCTACATTGAGAAGCACCTCAGCAAGACTTCGGCTAAGTACGAAGGTGAAGTGACTCATCTGTTGTTGCAGCACCGGGAGTATCCTGGTTCGAACAATGGCACTGGCTTGTTCCAAGTGCTAACGGGTCTGAAAATGCGGGCGACTTACGAGCGTTTGACAGCTAAAGAAGCGAAGACCAAAGTAGCAGCTAACGTCTAA
- the bioD gene encoding dethiobiotin synthase: MNALLIAGTDTDAGKTVLTSALAAYWQTYCTSRSLGIMKPIQSGVGDRELYIRLFNLNQSADEITPLYFQAPLAPPLAADREGRRIELELAWKGLESLRQQRDWVLVESLGGLGSPVTHETTVADLAWDWRLPTVLVVPVRLGAIAQAVANVALARQTRVHLKGIVLNCTQPRTEQEIEDWAPRDLIQSLTHVPVLGVIPYVSDVTDLAKLTQVAANLDLEQLMPIFTPLEEFSRVGE, encoded by the coding sequence TTGAACGCACTACTTATTGCTGGAACTGATACTGACGCAGGTAAAACTGTCCTAACCAGTGCCCTTGCTGCTTATTGGCAGACCTACTGCACTTCACGCAGTTTAGGGATCATGAAACCGATCCAATCGGGTGTGGGCGATCGCGAACTCTATATCCGTCTCTTCAACCTCAATCAATCGGCTGACGAAATTACCCCGCTCTACTTTCAAGCTCCCCTAGCACCACCCCTAGCTGCGGATCGCGAAGGTCGTCGCATTGAGCTAGAACTGGCTTGGAAAGGCTTAGAATCGCTACGACAGCAACGAGATTGGGTGTTAGTAGAATCTCTGGGCGGTTTGGGTTCTCCCGTAACTCACGAAACCACTGTGGCAGATTTGGCATGGGATTGGCGACTGCCGACTGTACTAGTGGTGCCTGTCCGTTTAGGAGCGATCGCCCAAGCGGTGGCTAATGTCGCTTTAGCCCGCCAAACGCGGGTACACCTTAAAGGGATTGTGTTGAATTGCACTCAACCTCGCACAGAGCAAGAAATAGAGGATTGGGCACCTAGAGATTTAATTCAGTCTTTAACTCATGTCCCAGTTTTGGGCGTTATTCCTTACGTGAGCGATGTCACAGATTTGGCAAAGTTAACTCAAGTAGCAGCTAATTTAGACCTAGAACAACTGATGCCAATTTTTACCCCACTTGAAGAATTTTCAAGAGTAGGCGAGTAG
- a CDS encoding NUDIX hydrolase — MYGVNQIRVLALGLIQDRQAAAAEKGDRIFVSEGYDPVKQKTFYRALGGGVDFGETSLIALQREFQEEIQAELANIRYLGCLENLFVFDGRAGHELIQLYKCDFADPRFYELDELIFVEGDRRKKALWVESDRFKSGELTLVPEQFFDYL, encoded by the coding sequence ATGTACGGAGTCAATCAAATTCGCGTGTTAGCTCTAGGGCTAATCCAAGACCGTCAGGCTGCTGCGGCTGAAAAAGGCGATCGCATCTTCGTTTCCGAAGGATACGATCCAGTAAAGCAAAAAACTTTCTATCGAGCTTTAGGAGGCGGCGTAGACTTTGGCGAAACCAGCCTGATCGCTTTGCAGCGTGAATTTCAAGAAGAAATTCAAGCAGAACTGGCCAATATCCGCTACTTAGGGTGTCTAGAAAACTTATTTGTGTTCGATGGCCGAGCGGGACATGAGCTGATTCAGCTCTACAAGTGTGACTTTGCTGATCCTAGATTTTACGAACTGGACGAACTAATTTTTGTCGAAGGCGATCGCCGGAAAAAAGCCCTCTGGGTCGAGAGCGATCGCTTCAAATCTGGAGAACTAACCCTGGTTCCAGAGCAGTTTTTTGATTATCTTTAA
- a CDS encoding homoserine dehydrogenase, producing the protein MTFKVGLLGLGTVGTGTAQILLDPTQRHPLLKALEIHRVGVRSLDKFREIDLPTYLLTTDLESIVTDPDIDIVVEVMGGLEPARSLILQAIAHGKHVVTANKAAIARYGAEIFTAANEAGVYVLLEAAVGGGIPVIQPLKQSLGANRIHTVMGIVNGTTNYILTRMQNEGADFAEVLADAQRLGYAEADPTADVDGLDAADKIAILASLAFGGRIKLAEVYCEGIRQVSAADIAYAENLGFVIKLLAIAKRNTVSTDSEPEQLQIRVHPTLVPKSHPLASVNDVYNAILVEGEPIGQVMFFGRGAGAGPTASAVVSDVLNIAAVLQAKLAPPTQEPQAAHPLLACSHQHYSAIAPMADLVTRFYARFLTQDYPGVIGKLGTCFGNHQVSLESVVQIGIQDGLAEIVVVTHDVSEGNFRQALDEIRGLSSTSNVSSVLRVL; encoded by the coding sequence GTGACCTTCAAAGTCGGTTTGCTAGGACTGGGAACAGTAGGAACGGGTACCGCACAGATTTTGCTCGATCCAACGCAGCGCCACCCCCTCTTAAAAGCGCTAGAAATTCATCGAGTTGGGGTGCGATCGCTGGACAAATTTCGTGAAATCGACTTACCGACTTACCTACTGACCACAGACTTAGAATCGATTGTGACTGATCCAGACATCGATATTGTGGTTGAGGTTATGGGCGGTTTAGAGCCAGCGCGATCGCTGATCCTACAAGCCATTGCTCATGGTAAGCATGTTGTCACAGCCAATAAAGCCGCGATCGCCCGTTATGGCGCTGAGATTTTTACCGCTGCCAACGAAGCAGGGGTCTATGTGCTGCTAGAAGCGGCAGTGGGTGGCGGGATTCCAGTGATTCAACCCCTAAAGCAATCGCTCGGAGCCAATCGCATCCACACGGTTATGGGCATTGTAAATGGCACTACAAACTACATCCTGACCCGGATGCAAAACGAAGGTGCTGACTTCGCTGAGGTGCTAGCCGATGCTCAACGGCTGGGCTATGCCGAAGCCGATCCCACTGCTGATGTGGACGGACTGGATGCGGCTGACAAAATTGCGATTTTAGCTTCACTCGCTTTTGGGGGCCGAATCAAGTTAGCCGAAGTGTACTGTGAAGGCATTCGTCAGGTCAGTGCTGCTGATATTGCCTACGCTGAAAATCTCGGTTTTGTGATTAAGCTGCTGGCGATCGCTAAGCGCAACACAGTTTCTACCGACAGCGAACCAGAACAGCTCCAAATTCGGGTACATCCCACTCTAGTTCCCAAATCTCACCCCCTTGCTAGCGTCAACGATGTCTACAACGCCATCTTGGTAGAAGGCGAACCCATTGGGCAGGTGATGTTCTTTGGTCGCGGTGCAGGTGCAGGGCCAACCGCTAGTGCAGTCGTGTCAGATGTGCTCAACATTGCTGCGGTGCTGCAAGCTAAATTAGCTCCACCCACACAAGAACCCCAAGCCGCGCATCCCCTACTAGCTTGCTCTCACCAGCACTACAGCGCGATCGCGCCAATGGCAGACTTAGTAACCCGCTTCTACGCTCGTTTCCTCACCCAAGACTACCCTGGTGTGATCGGCAAATTGGGCACCTGTTTCGGCAATCATCAAGTTAGCTTAGAATCAGTGGTCCAAATTGGCATTCAAGACGGTTTGGCAGAAATCGTAGTCGTTACGCATGACGTCTCAGAAGGAAACTTTCGCCAAGCTTTAGACGAAATTCGTGGCTTGTCATCTACCAGTAACGTTTCTAGCGTGCTACGAGTGCTTTAA
- a CDS encoding photosystem I assembly protein Ycf3 has product MPRFQRNDNFIDKSFTVMADMILKVLPATKKEKEAFAYYRDGMSAQADGEYAEALENYFEALKLEEDPYDRSYVLYNIGLIRTNNGEHEEALKNYLEAIELNPRLPQALNNVAVIYHYRGEQEKEAGNLEAAEALFDQAAQYWKSAIRMAPNNYIEAQNWLKTTGRSQMDVYF; this is encoded by the coding sequence ATGCCAAGATTTCAAAGAAACGACAACTTCATCGATAAAAGCTTCACCGTCATGGCAGACATGATTCTGAAAGTCTTGCCAGCCACCAAAAAGGAAAAGGAAGCATTTGCCTACTACCGGGATGGCATGTCTGCTCAGGCGGATGGCGAGTATGCCGAAGCCCTCGAAAACTATTTCGAAGCCCTGAAGCTGGAAGAAGATCCCTACGATCGCAGTTACGTTCTTTACAACATTGGCTTAATCCGTACCAACAATGGTGAACACGAAGAAGCCTTAAAGAACTACTTAGAAGCGATCGAACTAAACCCTCGTTTACCTCAAGCCCTCAATAATGTGGCAGTGATTTACCACTATCGAGGTGAGCAGGAAAAAGAGGCGGGTAATCTTGAGGCCGCTGAAGCCTTGTTTGATCAAGCGGCTCAATATTGGAAAAGCGCCATTCGGATGGCCCCTAACAACTATATTGAGGCGCAAAACTGGCTCAAAACCACAGGTCGTTCACAAATGGATGTGTACTTCTAG
- a CDS encoding peptidoglycan DD-metalloendopeptidase family protein produces MTLPSSNRHPLQLLLTASLTIGSFAVGLSNPAIATPQNYRIQVTTSDSAPGLIRLIQVAVPRQPIATYSPSSSNRNFVWPTDSSIQAGYIWPVKGVVTSGFGPRWGRMHHGIDIAGPVGTPIQAAAAGVVISSGWNEGGYGNLVKIQHPNGSVTLYAHNQKNLVRLGQQVQQGQIIAELGSTGNSTGPHCHFEIRPQGQTAVNPIVLLSKAY; encoded by the coding sequence ATGACTCTCCCTTCATCAAACCGTCATCCTCTGCAATTGCTACTAACCGCATCCTTAACGATCGGGAGCTTCGCAGTTGGGCTATCAAACCCTGCGATCGCGACTCCCCAAAACTACAGAATTCAAGTTACCACCTCCGATTCAGCGCCTGGATTGATCAGACTGATTCAAGTAGCAGTGCCACGCCAGCCCATCGCGACCTACAGCCCATCCAGTTCAAATCGCAACTTTGTTTGGCCTACAGATTCTTCCATCCAGGCAGGGTATATTTGGCCTGTCAAAGGCGTAGTCACCTCTGGATTTGGCCCACGTTGGGGTCGCATGCACCATGGCATTGATATTGCAGGTCCTGTGGGTACGCCCATTCAAGCCGCAGCGGCTGGAGTCGTGATTAGTTCTGGTTGGAACGAAGGAGGCTACGGCAACCTAGTCAAAATTCAACATCCCAACGGCAGCGTCACGCTCTATGCCCACAACCAGAAAAATTTAGTCCGATTAGGCCAACAGGTACAACAAGGCCAAATCATTGCTGAGCTAGGCAGTACAGGTAACAGCACTGGCCCTCACTGCCATTTCGAGATCCGCCCGCAAGGACAGACCGCAGTCAACCCGATCGTCCTACTGAGCAAAGCCTACTGA
- the petH gene encoding ferredoxin--NADP reductase has protein sequence MFNPSAAGSAGNTASGSRLFRYEVVGLRQNSETDKTNYPIRRSGSTFITVPYNRMSDVMQRILRMGGKIVGIEPLNSETLTNGNAAPRTSSQATQSTPTAQPAKMQADSAPAAGAKHKALFEENVPVNIYRPNSPYLGKCVSNEELVGEGGIGTVRHLIFDVSGGDLRYLEGQSIGIIPPGIDKKGKPEKLRLYSIASTRHGDRVDDKTVSLCVRQLEYKHPETGETVYGVCSTHLCNLKEGDEVKITGPVGKEMLLPTDPNANVIMFATGTGIAPFRAYLWRMFKDAERQANPNYEFKGLAWLVFGIPTSPNILYKEELEEIQQRYPENFRLTYAISREQKNASGGRMYIQDRVAEYADELWKLIQQENTHTYICGLKGMEGGIDEALSAAAAKDGVTWSDYQKQMKKSERWHVETY, from the coding sequence ATGTTCAATCCAAGTGCAGCGGGCAGTGCTGGCAACACGGCTTCCGGTAGCCGTCTCTTCCGCTATGAAGTAGTCGGTTTGCGGCAGAATTCGGAAACAGATAAAACGAACTACCCTATTCGCCGCAGTGGTAGCACATTTATCACAGTGCCTTATAACCGCATGAGCGATGTAATGCAGCGCATTTTGCGGATGGGTGGCAAGATTGTTGGCATTGAGCCACTTAATAGTGAAACGCTTACCAATGGGAATGCGGCTCCTAGAACTAGCTCGCAGGCCACACAATCTACGCCTACGGCTCAACCTGCCAAGATGCAAGCAGATTCTGCTCCAGCAGCAGGCGCAAAGCATAAAGCTCTATTCGAAGAAAATGTCCCTGTTAATATTTACCGTCCCAATAGCCCCTATTTAGGTAAATGTGTTTCTAACGAAGAGTTAGTAGGCGAAGGCGGAATTGGTACCGTACGTCACCTAATTTTTGATGTTTCTGGTGGTGACTTGCGCTATTTAGAAGGCCAAAGTATCGGGATTATTCCACCTGGTATTGATAAAAAAGGTAAACCAGAAAAGCTTCGTCTGTACTCGATCGCGTCTACTCGGCATGGCGATCGCGTGGATGACAAAACTGTATCTCTCTGCGTGCGTCAGCTAGAGTACAAGCACCCCGAAACGGGCGAAACCGTTTATGGGGTTTGCTCGACCCACCTGTGCAACCTCAAAGAAGGCGATGAGGTCAAAATCACAGGGCCAGTCGGTAAGGAAATGCTCCTGCCTACCGATCCCAACGCGAATGTGATCATGTTTGCGACTGGAACAGGTATCGCACCTTTCCGGGCTTACTTGTGGCGCATGTTTAAGGACGCTGAACGCCAAGCCAATCCTAATTACGAATTCAAGGGTCTCGCTTGGTTGGTCTTCGGTATTCCTACCAGCCCCAACATTCTCTACAAAGAAGAGTTGGAGGAAATCCAACAGCGCTATCCTGAGAACTTCCGCCTCACCTATGCCATCAGCCGTGAGCAGAAGAATGCTTCTGGCGGTCGGATGTACATCCAAGACCGAGTTGCTGAGTACGCAGATGAGTTGTGGAAGCTGATCCAGCAAGAAAATACCCACACCTACATTTGCGGTCTGAAGGGTATGGAAGGCGGCATTGATGAAGCCTTGTCTGCTGCGGCTGCCAAAGATGGCGTGACTTGGAGCGATTACCAGAAGCAAATGAAGAAGAGCGAGCGCTGGCACGTAGAAACCTACTAA
- a CDS encoding ribose-phosphate pyrophosphokinase — MNALRGPVVIRSATLTLHPTLPTISDNSRLRLFSGSANVPLSQEVARYLGMDLGPMVRKRFADGELYIQIQESIRGCDVYLIQPTCQPVNDNLMELLIMVDACRRASARQITAVIPYYGYARADRKTAGRESITAKLVANLITQAGANRILAMDLHSAQIQGYFDIPCDHVYGSPVVFDYLASKNLSDIVVVSPDVGGVARARAFAKKLNDAPLAIIDKRRQAHNVAEVLNVVGDVAGKTAILVDDMIDTAGTICEGARLLRKEGARQVYACATHAVFSPPAIERLSSGLFEEIIVTNTIPVPDTSRFEQLTVLSVANILGEAIWRIHEDSSLSSMFR; from the coding sequence ATGAATGCGCTTCGGGGGCCTGTTGTGATCCGTTCTGCAACTTTGACTCTTCACCCAACTCTGCCGACTATTTCTGACAATAGTCGTCTGCGGTTGTTTTCTGGCTCTGCTAATGTACCGCTCTCTCAAGAAGTTGCTCGCTACTTAGGCATGGACCTAGGACCCATGGTCCGCAAACGGTTTGCCGATGGAGAACTTTATATCCAAATTCAGGAATCGATCCGAGGGTGTGATGTCTATCTAATTCAGCCAACATGCCAACCGGTTAACGATAACCTGATGGAACTACTGATCATGGTGGACGCTTGCCGACGAGCTTCGGCTCGGCAAATTACTGCCGTGATTCCTTACTATGGATACGCTAGAGCAGACCGTAAAACTGCGGGGCGAGAGTCCATTACAGCCAAGCTTGTGGCTAACTTAATTACTCAGGCTGGCGCAAATCGAATTTTAGCGATGGATCTGCACTCGGCCCAAATTCAAGGCTATTTCGATATTCCTTGTGACCATGTCTATGGTTCACCAGTTGTGTTTGATTATTTAGCGAGTAAGAACTTATCGGATATTGTGGTCGTTTCACCAGATGTCGGTGGAGTGGCACGGGCTAGAGCTTTTGCTAAGAAGCTTAATGATGCTCCTCTCGCCATTATTGATAAGCGTCGTCAAGCTCATAATGTTGCAGAAGTGCTCAATGTGGTTGGAGATGTTGCTGGCAAGACTGCCATCTTGGTAGACGACATGATCGATACTGCGGGGACAATCTGTGAGGGAGCCCGTCTCCTGCGCAAAGAGGGCGCTCGTCAGGTTTATGCTTGCGCTACCCATGCTGTTTTCTCACCCCCAGCGATCGAGCGACTCTCTAGTGGCTTGTTTGAGGAGATCATTGTCACCAATACCATTCCAGTGCCTGACACCAGCCGCTTTGAGCAACTGACGGTACTCTCGGTGGCTAATATCTTGGGTGAGGCAATTTGGAGAATTCACGAAGACAGCTCACTCAGTAGCATGTTCCGGTAA
- a CDS encoding helix-turn-helix domain-containing protein: protein MEPQAENRDRATCPVETTLAVIGGRWKVLIIRELFPGVKRFGELHRALQGITQKMLTQQLREMEQDGLVHRQVYLQVPPKVEYSLTPLGETLKPILNSMHEWGIEFLESQVLEGQESAQP, encoded by the coding sequence ATGGAGCCTCAAGCCGAGAACCGCGATCGCGCCACTTGTCCAGTGGAAACCACTCTAGCTGTGATCGGCGGTCGCTGGAAAGTTCTGATTATCCGCGAACTATTTCCTGGCGTAAAACGTTTCGGGGAGTTACACCGCGCCTTACAAGGCATCACCCAAAAAATGCTGACTCAGCAATTGCGAGAAATGGAGCAAGATGGCTTAGTTCATCGCCAAGTTTACCTGCAAGTGCCACCCAAAGTGGAATACTCGCTAACTCCCTTAGGTGAAACCCTGAAGCCAATTTTGAACTCTATGCACGAATGGGGAATTGAGTTTTTAGAGAGTCAGGTTTTAGAGGGTCAGGAGTCAGCTCAGCCTTAG
- a CDS encoding GatB/YqeY domain-containing protein: MSLKDRIGKDIKAAMKSKEKVRLETIRSIKKALLEKEVSLRPTGQTELTEAQEMELVLQQAKQRRDSIEQYQQAGRTDLAEQEAQELAILETYLPTQLSDDELSQAIDEIITEVGATSPKDLGKVMGAAMQRLKGQADGKKIQELVKAKLN, encoded by the coding sequence ATGAGCTTAAAAGATCGCATTGGTAAAGATATTAAAGCGGCAATGAAATCTAAGGAGAAAGTTCGCTTAGAAACGATTCGCAGTATTAAAAAGGCATTGTTAGAAAAAGAAGTCAGTCTGAGACCCACTGGGCAGACAGAGTTGACGGAAGCCCAAGAAATGGAGTTAGTGCTACAACAAGCCAAACAACGCCGTGATTCGATCGAACAATACCAGCAAGCGGGACGCACTGACCTAGCTGAGCAGGAAGCGCAAGAACTGGCAATTTTAGAAACTTACTTGCCGACTCAACTCTCTGATGATGAGTTAAGTCAGGCCATTGATGAAATTATTACAGAGGTGGGAGCAACTTCACCGAAAGATCTCGGTAAAGTCATGGGGGCCGCTATGCAACGACTCAAAGGCCAAGCAGATGGCAAGAAGATTCAGGAGCTAGTGAAAGCGAAGTTGAATTGA
- the gatC gene encoding Asp-tRNA(Asn)/Glu-tRNA(Gln) amidotransferase subunit GatC, giving the protein MLDRDQVHKVAHLARLELAVEEEEKFATQLSSILDYFEQLSELDTSNVEPTTRAIDLSNVTRSDRLQPYGDRETILEGAPERDDNFFRVPKIINAD; this is encoded by the coding sequence ATGCTGGATCGTGATCAAGTTCATAAAGTGGCTCACCTTGCCCGTTTAGAATTAGCGGTTGAAGAGGAAGAAAAATTTGCCACCCAACTAAGCAGTATTTTGGACTACTTTGAGCAGCTCAGTGAGCTAGACACAAGCAATGTAGAACCAACGACACGGGCGATCGATTTAAGTAATGTGACGCGATCGGATCGGTTGCAGCCTTATGGCGATCGCGAAACCATTCTAGAGGGTGCGCCTGAGCGGGATGACAACTTTTTTAGAGTGCCTAAAATCATTAATGCTGATTAA